The following DNA comes from Pseudomonas sp. MYb118.
CTGATCCTCGGGGCGGTCGGCGAGGGCATCTACGGGCTTGACTCCAAGGGGCAGACCACCTTCATCAACCCGGCGGCCGAACGCATCCTCGGCTGGAGTGCTGCCGACATGGTCGGTCACGACGCCCACCAGTTGTTCCACCACAGTCACCGCGATGGCAGCTGCTTTGCGGTTCAGGAATGCCCGATCCATGCCTCGTTCAGCGATGGTCAGGTGCATCGGGTCGATCACGAAGTGTTTTGGCACAAGAACGGCGAAGCCATTGCCGTCGAGTACACCAGCACGCCCATTTTCGAGATGGGCCGGCTGGTGGGCGCGGTGGTGCTGTTTCGCGACATTCGCGAACGCCAGCGCGCCGAGCAGCGCTTGCGCGAGGCGCTCAATGAGGTCGAACAGCTCAAGCAGCGCCTGGAGGTGGAAAACCAGTACCTTCAGGAAGAGATCAAGGCCGAACGCAATCACCATGAAATCGTCGGCGAAAGCCCGGCGGTCCTGCACTTGATCCGCCAGATCGAACTGGTGGCGCCGACCGATGCCAACGTGCTGATCAACGGTGAGTCCGGCACCGGCAAAGAGCTGATCGCGCGGGCCATTCACGCCAGCAGCCGACGCCGGGATCGCCCGCTGATACGGGTCAATTGCGCGGCCATTCCCAGGGACTTGTTCGAGAGCGAGTTTTTCGGCCACGTCAAAGGCGCCTTCACCGGCGCGGTGAATGCGCGCATGGGGCGTTTCGAGCTGGCCGATGGCGGCACGCTGTTTCTCGACGAGGTCGGTGAAATTCCCCTGGAGTTGCAGAGCAAGTTGCTGCGGGTGCTCCAGGATCAACAGTTCGAACGGGTGGGCGACAACGTCACGCGGGCGGTGGATGTGCGGGTCATCGCCGCCACCAACCGCGACCTGCGCGCGATGATTGCGGCGGGTGGCTTTCGTGAGGACCTGTATTTTCGTCTGAACGTGTTCCCCGTTCGCTCTGTGCCGCTGCGTGAACGCATCGACGACATTCCCCTGCTGGCCAGCCATTTCCTGCGGCGTGCCTCGCTGGCATTCAACAAGACCGGGGTGCGCCTGCCGTTGGCGCAGGTTGAACTGCTGAAGCGCTACTCGTGGCCGGGCAACATTCGCGAGCTGGAGAATGTGATCGAGCGGCAGATGATCGTTTCCCAGGACGGACGTCTGCATTTCGACGATCTGCTGACGACCGGTGCGCGGGTCCAGGCTCCGGTCCGCACGGAATCTACCCAGGCGAGCGAGCCGGTTGCCGATGAGCTGCTTCAACAGCAATTGCGCGCCAATGCACTGGCGATGCTCAAGCGCACGGGTGGCAAAGTATCCGGGGAGGGCGGGGCGGCGCAGTTGCTGGGGCTTAAGCCGACGACCCTGGCGTCGAGGCTGCGCAAATGGGGAATAGATCCGCGGGATTACAAACCGAAGCGAATCAATCTGTAGGAGCGAGCTTGCTCGCGAAAAGACAGCCCAGACACCGAGGCATCCAGACAACCCGCGTCATCGTTAACGCCCATCGCGAGCAAGCCCGCTCCCACAAAGGACAGCGCATCCCCCTGTAGGAGCGAGCTTGCTCGCGAAAAGGCAGCCCAGACACCGCAGGCATCCAGGCAGCCCGCGTTATCGTTAGCGACCATCGCGAGTAAACTCGCTCCTACAGGGGGATGCGGTCCTGCTTGCTCGCGATGGTCTTCAACGATAACGCGGTGTCGGCTTCAATCTCGCCGTGTACGCCCCTGATAGATGGGGTCCCACTCGACGCTGTTGGGGCTTGGTGCCGGGACAGGGCCGGAAACATCATCATGGTGGCCGTAGATCTCGGTGTGTCGCCACATTTGGTTCGCTTCAGCGCAGAGGACTACACCAGCGGCGAAGCCTGCAATTTCATCACCACAGGTGGAGATGTAAATGGCCGCGGGGGCATACCCCGGCTGCATATGATGATGCACGATGGCCAGGAACTGGTCCGCCGTAATGTTGAGGGTAGGCCCCTCATTCCCGATGGTGGTGTTGGTCCCGTGCGCGACGACGACGATGACCGCACCTGCTGGAATATTCAGGCTGTGTTGCTGGTTGATCTGATTCCAGGTGTAACGCGCGTTTTCGGGAACCCAGCCGGCACTGAGCGGCGTGCCCACGATGTCATCATCGGTGCTCATTTCAAAGACGATAATCATGATTCATTCCTCATGGTTGAGTGTTCACTTCCCTGTGCATGATCAGCGACTGCCTTTCACCGCGTTGTCGAGTTTCGCCTTGATGCCCGCCACAATCCCATCGCCGTCGAACGAATCCTGCCCCACGGCCTCCAGCGGCTTGACCGTGTTCGTCGGTGCGCTGGCTGCGATGGCCTGGAGCTTGTCGTCGATGGCTTTGAGGCGTGCGTTCAATGCGTCGCTGATGCCCAGGAACTTGGCCAGCGCCGTGAGGTAGTCGTCTTTGGTCGGGTCCAGTTTGCCCACCGCGTCGTCAACCTTGAGCAATTGATTGCGCATCGACTGTTTCTGATTTTCATAGGCCTGCAGGTCGCTCAGCTTGCTCATGGCCTTGCCCTCCTTGATCGAGAAGCGGACCTCGAACAGGAACAGGTTCTGAATGATGGTTTCGTCGCTGCAGAACTCCTTGCGGTGGTAGGAGTTCTCCACCACGGTAATGAACAGGGTCATCCCGGGGGCCAGCATCTTTTCATCGCTCTTGACCGAGATGTTGGTCGAGGTAGTCGAGCCGATGCTGGACAAGAGTGCCTGAACGGCGTCGAACGCGGCGTTGGCGATCAACAGGTCCAGGTTGGACATGGCCGCGATGGCGGCGGTGACCTCGGCTTTTGGCTGCGTGTCCTTCTTCGCACCATCAGGTAACTTGCCGCCGAAAATCGCCGTGCGACACGAGTCGATCATGGTGTTGATCGACTTCAGCGACCATTCACTGGCCGTGGTCAGGTGTCGGTAGCTGCTGGCAATCATCAAGGCGTCATCGCCGTATTTGCTGTAGTGCTCCTTGACTCTGGTGTTCAGGGCCGCCGTTTCTACGGCCATGCTCTTGTCGAGGTCTGCACGCATTTGGTCAACGTAGGCCTGAAATTTTGCATTCAGCTTCGTTTGTTGTTCGATCGTATTTGACTGTCCCATGTCTAGCTCCAAGTGTGAGTTGATATCAACCTTTCTTGTGCGCTACTGCCACTTCCGTTTTCCTTGAACGCATCGAAAAAGGTGACAGCCAAAATATCAATCCGCACGCCGTTTGGCTCAACTAATTCGCATTGAGCGCCGTGCAAGGTTTCGTGCATTCGCTTGCGCAGCGCTCAAAGCCGATGGGACTCGATGGCGCCCAGAAACTGCTCCAGGTGCACGATGGCCGCCTCCGGAAGGCTGGCCAGGGATTTGCGTACGTGTTGGCCCCGCGAAGTCTGGACACTGCGATGCATGTCCATGGTGCCGCGCCCCAGCAGCAACCAGTCGGAAGACACATCCAGCAGTTCACACAGGGCGATGGTGTTTTCGACTGTCAACTTGCCGTTCTTGCGCCAGCGGCTGACTGCACTTTCGGTCACGTTCAGCGCAACGGCGACGGCGTACAGCTTTGACAGGTTGCGTTGTTCCATGGCTTCACAGATTCGTACTCCAAGTGTCGTTTGCATATGTCCATCCATTGAACAGGGGGAATTGGATGATTGACTGTATGCAATGAAATACCTGTGAGTGGCGCCCTCAAATCCAGGGCGTCAGGACCATTACCGCCAGTGGCAAAGCCACACCTGCCAGTAAGGTCTGACTGGCGATGATGCCGGCCATCAGCGGTGCGTCTCCGCCCAGTTGACGCGCCATGATGTAGGACGATGAAGCGGTGGGCAGGGCCTGGAACACCAGCGCGGCGATGGCGGCCTTGCCGTCCAGCCCGGCGATGCGGCAGGCGACCAGGGTGACCACGGGCATCAGCAGAAACTTGAAGACCGACGAGTAGGCCACCGGCCGCACCCAACTGCGCATGGCGCCCAGCTCCAGGGCGGCGCCCACGCAGAGCAATCCCAGCGGCAGGGAGGCCATGCCCAACGCCTTGATCGCCGGTTCGATGCCGACGGGCAGGCCCAGGTGCAACGCTTGCAGCAGGATCCCGCCAAAGCAGGCCAGCACCAGCGGATTGAGGGCCAGTTGCCGGGCCACCTTGGCCGCCGACATCCTGCCGCCCGCGCCATATCGGGCGAACACCAGCACACACAGAATGTTCACGGTCGGCACGATCGCCGCGTTGGCCACGGCCGCCAGCGCGATGCCCTGGGCGCCGAACAGACCGGCCACCGCAGAGACGCCGACGTAATTGTTGAAGCGCACACCGCCCTGGAACACCGAGGTGAACGCCGGGTCATCGGCACCGAGAAACCGGCGCGCACCGAGCAGCAGCGCGGCCACGGTCAGTGTCGAAAATACCAGCGCGGTGATCATGCCCTGTACGGGAACGTTATCCAGTTTGGCGGTGGACAGACCGTGCAGGAACAGCGCCGGCAGCAGTACGTAATACCCCAGGCGCTCGGCCTGCGCCCAGAAGCTGTCGGCCAGAAACTGACTGTGCCGCAGCCATGCCCCCAGGGCGATGAGCACGGCGATGGGCACCAGGGCGAGTAACAGCTCGGCAATCATGAGCGCCCCTCCGACAGAGGGGGCGGGCAATCAATGGATCGACAAAGGTGTGGAGCGAACGTCGGGGTGTGCATGGGACCTGCCATTGGCGTCTGGACAGGTACCACGATAAGAACTGCCAACCAGAAATAAAAACGATTAAAAATCCACGGATCAACAAGTATTTCTCATGGGTCGTCAGGCCGATGTTTGCTTTTGAATGACATTGGCCAAGGCGGTCGCCAGTCGCCCGCGCGGGCGATCTTCCCGTTCGAGCAGCACCACGTGGCGCATCCGCTGGGGCGAACCGAACGGGCGGATCTCAAGCTGGTCGAGCTGTTCGAGGTTGCGGCTCGACAGCGGAACCACCGCCACGCCCAATCCACGGGTGACCATCTGGATAATTGCTTCCTGGCTGTCCAGTTCCATGGTGGTCTGCACGCGCAGGCGCATGCGCCGCAGGTCACGTTCGATGGTGCGCCCGGCCCAGGCGCGACGGTCAAAACGAATGAAGGGTTGCTGCTCCAGCAATTGCCGGGTGTCCAGGCCGGCCAGGGCAATGGGCGCAATGATCCAGAACCCTTCTTCGTAAAGCGTCGTGCTCACCAGGCCATAGGGGTGCGGTTTGACCGGCTCGGTGGTGATCGCCACGTCGATTTCACCGGCTTCTACCCGAGTGGCCAGGTCGGCGGACATGCCGGAGGCGACGGTGATGCGCAGGTGCGGGTGCTCGACGCCCAGAGTAGCCAGTGCCTGGGGCAGGATGCTGGTCAGTGCGGTGGGGATCACGCCCAGTTTCAGCCGGCCGCGCAGTTCGTTGTCGCCGCCGATTTCCGAAGCGATGCTGTCGTACAGGGCGACGATCTCCCGCGCACGTTCGACGGCCACATGCCCGGCATCGGTGAGCACCGGCAGTCGTCGTGAGCGATCGAACAGCGAGGTGTTGAACTCTTCTTCCAGGGACTTGATATGCAGGCTGACCGCCGATTGCGTGAGGTGCACGCTCTGGGCAGCCTGGACGAACGAGCCGTGTTGAGCGATGGCCAGCAGGGTACGAAGCGCGCGTAAGGACATAGAGGCAGACTTGTCGGCGAAGGGGTGCCGGGGATTGTGTCAGACCCCGGCGGCCACGACGACTGGCAAAGTAGCGGGCGCTCCTTTCGGCCGAGGCGCGCACCGTTCGTCAAATGTGTGGCACTTGCGTGAGGTTGCCGTTTCTGACGTTTAACCACCGCCCCTTCATACGGAGAGCCCGCATGGACATCGACGAAAATGCCCCCGGCAACCGATCACAGCAGGAAGTCACTCGCACGACGGACAACGAAACCGGACACGACCCCAAGCGGGATAACCCCGAGGTGCCGTTGCCTGCCGACGACGAAGCGCCCATCGAAGAAGACATGAGCGACGTAGAGGCCAACAACTCGGTCTCGAGCGAGCATCCCGAGCCTCGTTGAGGTTGCGGCGCGTCCTTGCGCCCGCGGGTGTCAGAAGCTGTACCTGGCCGTCAGCATCAGGTTGCGTGGCGCACCGTAGCTGTCGCCGCCGTATTGGGTGGAAGTGCTTATCGACTGGTAATAGTCGCGGTCAAAAATGTTGTTGGCGTTGAGTTGCAGGTCCAGGTTGCGGTTGACCTCGTAGCCGGCCATCAGATCCGTGGTCGCGTAACTACCTTGCTGGAGTCGGTATTCGCTGCCATCGGCCAACTCGATATCGTTGTACATGCGGCTCTGCCAGTACACGCTGCCACCCACGCGCAGTTTTTCCAGCGGCCCCTGGAAGCGGTAGCTGGTGGTCAGCTTGAACAGGTGTTCGGGGGTGTCGGTGTCGAAGCGCTGGTTGACGTTTTGCGGGTTGGCGTCGTCCTTGAGCGTGTGTACGCGGGCGTAGGTGTAGCCACCGCCGAGCTGCCAGTTCTCGGTGAGCGCACCTTGCAGTTCGAGGTCGATACCCTGGCTGCGAATCTCGCCGGAAGGCTCATAGCACGAGCTCTGTGGGCAGGTCGGCACGAAAATCTGCACGGCGCGGTTTTCCTGGTCGACGCGGAACACCGCCAGGCTCGCGTTCAGCGCACCGTTGAAGTACTCACCCTTGATGCCGACCTCGTAGTTCTTGCCAAC
Coding sequences within:
- a CDS encoding sigma 54-interacting transcriptional regulator, whose translation is MTSAGFADEAIEHASQAMLVVDPQTDSMVRVNAAALALLGCSRESAQRFSHFLGEGLSLWVSFSDEALTQGQAWSDDLVLVDLSRRQHPVEVSATALADGRSLLFTLQRRDLLETRRNRSEARRQHRLGHVGWERISQVFERIEQQNRLILGAVGEGIYGLDSKGQTTFINPAAERILGWSAADMVGHDAHQLFHHSHRDGSCFAVQECPIHASFSDGQVHRVDHEVFWHKNGEAIAVEYTSTPIFEMGRLVGAVVLFRDIRERQRAEQRLREALNEVEQLKQRLEVENQYLQEEIKAERNHHEIVGESPAVLHLIRQIELVAPTDANVLINGESGTGKELIARAIHASSRRRDRPLIRVNCAAIPRDLFESEFFGHVKGAFTGAVNARMGRFELADGGTLFLDEVGEIPLELQSKLLRVLQDQQFERVGDNVTRAVDVRVIAATNRDLRAMIAAGGFREDLYFRLNVFPVRSVPLRERIDDIPLLASHFLRRASLAFNKTGVRLPLAQVELLKRYSWPGNIRELENVIERQMIVSQDGRLHFDDLLTTGARVQAPVRTESTQASEPVADELLQQQLRANALAMLKRTGGKVSGEGGAAQLLGLKPTTLASRLRKWGIDPRDYKPKRINL
- a CDS encoding helix-turn-helix domain-containing protein encodes the protein MQTTLGVRICEAMEQRNLSKLYAVAVALNVTESAVSRWRKNGKLTVENTIALCELLDVSSDWLLLGRGTMDMHRSVQTSRGQHVRKSLASLPEAAIVHLEQFLGAIESHRL
- a CDS encoding AEC family transporter, with amino-acid sequence MIAELLLALVPIAVLIALGAWLRHSQFLADSFWAQAERLGYYVLLPALFLHGLSTAKLDNVPVQGMITALVFSTLTVAALLLGARRFLGADDPAFTSVFQGGVRFNNYVGVSAVAGLFGAQGIALAAVANAAIVPTVNILCVLVFARYGAGGRMSAAKVARQLALNPLVLACFGGILLQALHLGLPVGIEPAIKALGMASLPLGLLCVGAALELGAMRSWVRPVAYSSVFKFLLMPVVTLVACRIAGLDGKAAIAALVFQALPTASSSYIMARQLGGDAPLMAGIIASQTLLAGVALPLAVMVLTPWI
- a CDS encoding LysR substrate-binding domain-containing protein — its product is MSLRALRTLLAIAQHGSFVQAAQSVHLTQSAVSLHIKSLEEEFNTSLFDRSRRLPVLTDAGHVAVERAREIVALYDSIASEIGGDNELRGRLKLGVIPTALTSILPQALATLGVEHPHLRITVASGMSADLATRVEAGEIDVAITTEPVKPHPYGLVSTTLYEEGFWIIAPIALAGLDTRQLLEQQPFIRFDRRAWAGRTIERDLRRMRLRVQTTMELDSQEAIIQMVTRGLGVAVVPLSSRNLEQLDQLEIRPFGSPQRMRHVVLLEREDRPRGRLATALANVIQKQTSA